GCGCGAGCCGTAGGGCTCGAAGCGAAGCGCGATCTCGCCCTCCTGGGAGGCCAGACGTTCGCTCGCGCCCGTCATGGGGTCCCACGACTCCGCGTTCGGCGTCTGGGCGCGAAAGCGGGCGGTGAGGGCGCGGGGCTCCCGGCCGGTGTTGGCCAGGAAGTAGACGTCGGCGTCCGTGAGCCGGCGGTGTACGAATCCGATCTCCGGCACGACCGGGTTCAGGGTGACGTCCGGAGAAACGGCGGTGAGGCGGCGCGCGAGATCGTCCTCTCCCACAAGCTCGAAGGAGGACTCCACCCCCTCTGGCCGCCGCCGCACCGCCAGCACGGTCCCGCCCTCGTGGGCGTACGCGGCGAGCCAGCGCCGCGTTGCCTCCGGGACAGAGCGCACACCGGGCAGGACGACGACCGCGTACCCTCGGTGCCGCGCCTCCTCCAGGGTCCCGTCATCGATGAGGTCGAAGCTGTGGCCGGCCTCGAGGATGGCGGGGATGGCGTGGGGGCCGATGCATTCTGCGATCTTCGCAAGGAGGTTCAGGTAGCCCGGCGTGCCCGGCTTGAAGGTGGACCAGGCATCCTCGGTGGGCGCATACAGGGCGACGTCCGCTACCGGATCGCCCTGCCGCAGGAGGAAGCTGAGGCGCTGGAGATACACGGCCAGCTCGGGCATGACCGGCCACCACGGGTTCTTGTCGCTCAGCACGGCGGCGGCGTAGAAGGGCCAGCCCGGCGTCCCCGCGGCCGGCGGCGAGTAGGGCCAGCCATGGCCGATGAGCTGGTTGATGCCGGCGAGGAAATGCTGGTCCGCCTCGGCCTTGATGTCGAGCGGAGTGGCGCGGAAAGCCGGCGAATGAAGCCATGTCCAGGTCTCGGACGCCGTGACCGGCTTGCCCAGGAGGTGCGCGGCCGAGGAGGCCCACCGCGTCGCGGTCAATGTCCGAAAGCCCCAGCCTTCGCCGTCGACGAGGTCGGCGTAACGGGAACTGGCCAGCGATGCCGGCGGCGTTCCGTAGTTCTGGATCCGGAGGAGGACCTTGTTGCGGGATGCCCACTCGTGCATGGGAGCCAGGAAGCGCTCCTGGTACAGCTCCGTCAGGGTGCGCCCGAAATCCCGTCGCAGGGCAGCGGTGGGTTCCCCGACGTCGTAGTCGAGCAACGGCAGCCGTGGGCGCAGGTCGTAGCCGCGGCGCCGACGAAACTGGTCGAGCATGTCCGTCGTCCAGTCCGCGTCGTAGACCTCCAGGCTGTCGCAGAAGACCGCGTGCACGCCGCCCGGTCCGGCCGCGGCCAGCAGTTTGTCGCCCGCCTCGCGCAGGTGCGTTTCGACGGCCGCCCGCGAGTAGTGGTCGAGCACGTATCCCTCGGCGCCGAGGGCCGCCCGCTTCACGACCTGTCCGGTCTGGCCGACGAAGTACAGGAGGACGGAGCGCGGCCCCTCGCCCCGCGGAAGCGGGATCGGCCCCTCGCCCGAGATGTCCAGCTCGCGGAAGCTTGCGGGATCGACTTCGCGTAGCGCGCCTTGCCCGATGAACGCGGCGAGAAGACGGTCGCCGGCGAAGGGCGCGGGCCGGGAGAGGCTCGTCGTCGCCGGTGGGATCTCGCGGCGGTCGGAGCGCAGGCGGGTCGCGGCGAGCTCGGGCGTGATGTGAGGGCCGCCATAGGGCCACCCGCTTCCAACCGTGACGTCCATCCGCAGCCCCAGCTCGCGCGCCTTCTGTGCGGCGAAGCGGACCTTGTCGAGGAAGGGGGCCGAGAGGTAGGGCTCGTTGAGAACCCCCCGGGCCGGGTCGTCCAGGGCCAGGGGATAGACGACGGCCAGCTCGAATCCTCCGATGCCGCCCGCCTTCATTCTGCGCATCTCGCCTTCGATCTCCTCCCGCGTCACCGACGGGCCGAACCACCACCAGCGCATCATGATGCGGCTGTCCTCCGGAGGCCGCCGAAACCGTCCCTGCAGGTCGACCGCGGTCGCGGAGGCGGTCCCTTGCGGAAAGCCGAAGGACGGGAGCAGGCACAGCAGAAGGGCTATTTCGGTCGCGAACCTCATCCGTTCCCCGTAACCCCAATTGAGACCGGGGCGGAAGCTGCCCGCACCCGCCACAAGCCACCTAGGTTCCGAGGGCTAGCAGCCTGCGAGCCGGCCTCCGTGGGAGGCCAAAGCCCGGTCAGGAGGGCGTCTGCCGACATCTAAACCGCGTGGGCACCGCGTCGGCGGCGCGGTTGCGCGCTCATCCCCTTATTGGGCCGGGCCCTGTTTCGAGACGCTAGTCGATTCATCCGGACCAGGTCCTACCGCAGCCAGAACGCGCCGGCGTCTCCTCCGGATCAGAAGCACCAATCCTCCTCCCAGTAGCACCGCAGCGACAGCGGCGACTGGCACTACCAACCGAGCGCCGCCTCGATATGGCGGATCGAAAGGCGGAACAGCAAAGTCTTCGCCGATGGCAGGCTCGTAACTCGTACATTGAACAGCGCCGAAACGTGCCGGTAGTTCCTCCTCGATACGCAGTATTAGGTAGGTCGTCTGATCCA
Above is a window of Vicinamibacteria bacterium DNA encoding:
- a CDS encoding glycosyl hydrolase, translated to MRFATEIALLLCLLPSFGFPQGTASATAVDLQGRFRRPPEDSRIMMRWWWFGPSVTREEIEGEMRRMKAGGIGGFELAVVYPLALDDPARGVLNEPYLSAPFLDKVRFAAQKARELGLRMDVTVGSGWPYGGPHITPELAATRLRSDRREIPPATTSLSRPAPFAGDRLLAAFIGQGALREVDPASFRELDISGEGPIPLPRGEGPRSVLLYFVGQTGQVVKRAALGAEGYVLDHYSRAAVETHLREAGDKLLAAAGPGGVHAVFCDSLEVYDADWTTDMLDQFRRRRGYDLRPRLPLLDYDVGEPTAALRRDFGRTLTELYQERFLAPMHEWASRNKVLLRIQNYGTPPASLASSRYADLVDGEGWGFRTLTATRWASSAAHLLGKPVTASETWTWLHSPAFRATPLDIKAEADQHFLAGINQLIGHGWPYSPPAAGTPGWPFYAAAVLSDKNPWWPVMPELAVYLQRLSFLLRQGDPVADVALYAPTEDAWSTFKPGTPGYLNLLAKIAECIGPHAIPAILEAGHSFDLIDDGTLEEARHRGYAVVVLPGVRSVPEATRRWLAAYAHEGGTVLAVRRRPEGVESSFELVGEDDLARRLTAVSPDVTLNPVVPEIGFVHRRLTDADVYFLANTGREPRALTARFRAQTPNAESWDPMTGASERLASQEGEIALRFEPYGSRVVVFRTEAGSSSFSFAAARSVIASLELHLGWTVSFGGKNDAIGVDLPHSWAEDTATRYFSGTATYRRMVSLPAPFRTPGTRVSLDFGAAKPVEREAAPGGTLRGNSLAALLEPPIREAAAVFVNGRRAGSVWAPPYRIDITDLLQSGANEIRIDVYNTAINRLAEGGRLPDMKALAERYGLRARLQDLEGLQPLPSGLLSPPRVVAER